A region of Pyxidicoccus parkwaysis DNA encodes the following proteins:
- a CDS encoding RNA polymerase sigma factor: MNDELRALITEAQDGSVRAFELLISSHMPQVRRFARAFATSEADVDDLAQEALVKVYKSLRSFRFQSSFKTWLYSVVRNAFFDATRSRAGRERTLEEPLEVEHAHAPSGAVPADEGIAQAEEKERLWRALRALPVEFRTAVVLFDVEGYSYDEVAAIEGVPVGTVKSRLSRGRTQLRTLLAGGQAPGNPDGGGSMGTFQGDVSSQGPRSGR, from the coding sequence GTGAACGACGAGCTGCGAGCACTCATCACCGAGGCCCAGGACGGCAGCGTTCGCGCCTTCGAGCTCCTCATCTCCTCGCACATGCCGCAGGTGCGCCGGTTCGCGCGCGCCTTCGCTACGTCGGAAGCGGACGTGGACGACCTGGCGCAGGAGGCGCTGGTGAAGGTCTACAAGAGCCTGCGCTCGTTCCGCTTCCAGTCCTCCTTCAAGACGTGGCTCTACTCCGTGGTGCGCAACGCCTTCTTCGATGCGACGCGCAGCCGCGCCGGCCGCGAGCGCACCCTGGAGGAGCCGCTGGAGGTGGAGCACGCCCATGCCCCATCCGGTGCAGTGCCCGCGGACGAGGGCATCGCCCAGGCGGAGGAGAAGGAGCGGCTGTGGCGCGCGCTGCGGGCGCTGCCCGTCGAGTTCCGCACGGCGGTGGTGCTCTTCGACGTCGAGGGGTACAGCTATGACGAGGTGGCCGCCATTGAAGGGGTACCGGTGGGCACGGTGAAGTCGCGCCTGTCCCGGGGCCGGACACAGCTTCGTACCCTGCTGGCGGGCGGGCAGGCCCCTGGCAATCCGGATGGGGGTGGGTCGATGGGAACATTCCAGGGCGATGTTTCGTCCCAGGGACCGAGGAGCGGTAGATGA
- a CDS encoding tetratricopeptide repeat protein — MTVVPALALVALVATTDTLAPAQQKLARNEVAEAKRVAQADTTDILASAQEAFARGDYAQAEQLAQEAARPPRLGAALYLVGLSRFRAGRPAEALEALDAAGLAEDAPEPALWNFNRGACLYALGRFEEAEQAFAAAASDATLARVAWLNAGFAALDAGALERAATWADRAASDASENEALQVEELRALITQARGQPVSNSDASYREGLAAFDAGRFDEARACFLRAAEQDPSSGRARLMAGASAWRTGDRAVAREDVTEAVSLPLDTADRHTAHQYLDRLSFGLRASGPGLRLYATAAGGFDSNVLQVGVAPRDVSGASSEVETASAFGEAGVGLAARLRLSDTLFAYLSYSGNQRIYTLESVRDYSLQLHRAAATFEWEAARHLRVGLSGGGDVFFTGLADFRGLQASVNGWGWLAVDESEHTSTRLDLTYARKSGLASEFDYLTGPRFDATLSQELRLKSQSVTAWYRYREDRIGTLVQETTADNTTGAARAYVIPFGWTGHAVGASARGVLGPVFDASLDAELERRNYLEDSSLRVTSVDGTEQEWNPRRRRDWRFTLGTAVSARLSRWMQVTARYELLVNRSNVDTRLEDEPGTCTAPDYVCHVYDYTNGNYEKHVLTLELGASW; from the coding sequence ATGACGGTCGTCCCAGCGCTCGCGCTCGTGGCCCTGGTGGCCACGACAGACACGCTTGCCCCGGCGCAACAAAAGCTCGCACGTAACGAGGTTGCAGAAGCGAAGCGCGTGGCCCAGGCGGATACGACGGACATTCTTGCCTCCGCGCAGGAAGCCTTCGCTCGTGGCGACTACGCGCAAGCGGAGCAGCTCGCACAGGAAGCGGCCCGGCCACCCCGGCTCGGTGCCGCGCTCTACCTCGTCGGACTCTCTCGCTTCCGCGCGGGCCGTCCCGCCGAAGCACTCGAAGCACTCGACGCGGCGGGGCTCGCGGAGGACGCACCGGAGCCGGCCCTGTGGAACTTCAACCGGGGCGCCTGTCTCTATGCGCTCGGCCGCTTCGAGGAGGCCGAGCAGGCCTTCGCCGCCGCCGCTTCGGACGCGACGCTCGCCCGGGTCGCCTGGCTGAACGCGGGCTTCGCCGCACTCGACGCGGGTGCCCTCGAGCGCGCCGCGACGTGGGCGGACCGCGCGGCCTCCGACGCCTCCGAGAACGAAGCCCTCCAGGTGGAGGAACTGCGCGCCCTCATCACCCAGGCCCGGGGACAGCCCGTGAGCAACAGCGACGCGTCATACCGCGAGGGCCTCGCGGCCTTCGACGCGGGACGCTTCGACGAGGCACGCGCATGCTTCCTCCGGGCCGCGGAACAGGACCCGAGCTCCGGCCGCGCCCGCCTCATGGCCGGAGCCTCCGCCTGGCGCACGGGCGACCGTGCCGTCGCGCGAGAGGACGTCACCGAAGCGGTGTCCCTCCCCCTCGACACAGCGGACCGGCACACCGCGCACCAATACCTCGACCGCCTCTCCTTCGGCCTGCGCGCGAGCGGCCCGGGCCTTCGTCTGTACGCCACGGCGGCCGGCGGCTTCGACAGCAACGTGCTGCAGGTCGGCGTGGCACCGCGCGACGTATCCGGGGCGTCCTCCGAAGTGGAGACCGCGAGCGCCTTCGGAGAAGCCGGCGTCGGGCTCGCGGCTCGGCTCCGGCTCTCGGACACGCTCTTCGCCTACCTCTCGTACAGCGGAAACCAGCGCATCTACACACTCGAGTCCGTGCGCGACTACTCGCTGCAACTGCACCGCGCGGCGGCCACCTTCGAGTGGGAGGCCGCCCGCCACCTGCGCGTGGGCCTCTCCGGTGGAGGCGATGTGTTCTTCACCGGCCTCGCCGACTTCCGCGGGCTGCAAGCCTCCGTGAATGGCTGGGGCTGGCTCGCGGTGGACGAGAGCGAGCACACCAGCACCCGGCTGGACCTGACCTACGCACGCAAGTCCGGCCTCGCCAGCGAGTTCGACTACCTCACCGGTCCGCGCTTCGATGCGACGCTGTCCCAGGAGCTGCGCCTGAAGTCGCAAAGCGTGACGGCGTGGTACCGGTACCGCGAGGACCGCATCGGCACACTGGTGCAGGAGACCACCGCCGACAACACCACGGGAGCGGCGCGGGCGTACGTCATTCCCTTCGGCTGGACGGGACACGCCGTGGGCGCCTCCGCGCGCGGAGTGCTCGGCCCGGTGTTCGACGCGAGCCTCGACGCCGAGCTGGAGCGGCGCAACTACCTGGAGGACAGCTCCCTGCGCGTCACCTCGGTGGATGGCACCGAGCAGGAATGGAACCCGCGGCGGCGCCGCGACTGGCGCTTCACCCTGGGCACCGCCGTGAGCGCGCGGCTGTCGCGGTGGATGCAGGTCACCGCGCGCTACGAGCTGCTCGTGAATCGCTCCAACGTGGACACGCGCCTCGAGGACGAGCCCGGCACGTGCACGGCGCCGGACTACGTCTGCCATGTCTACGACTACACGAATGGCAACTACGAGAAGCATGTACTGACGCTCGAGCTGGGCGCCTCGTGGTGA